The Pristiophorus japonicus isolate sPriJap1 chromosome 2, sPriJap1.hap1, whole genome shotgun sequence DNA segment GGGTCCCCGTCAGGCCAAACCTGTTGGGAGGGGGATCTGGGCCAGCAGTGGGCCAGGCAGGTACCTTTCCTAAATGTTATTTTAGATGTCCTTGTAAGCCAGGAGGAGAATGAGAGCCTTGGCCCTCTATGTCCTCAATCGGGCAAATCCCTCACCGTTTTAATATTGGGGCCATAGTTTCAGTTGACACGAGCaaacactgacacatcatcccacaaTAAAAAGATGCTAATGGATTCTCCAAAACATTTTTACAACTTTATGGAAAATCAGCACTTGGATACTTGTTTGTATGATACAGCTGGAACCGTGAACATCGAAAACGAAATACCATTGGAGTTTTCTGCGCACGCAATGTAAGCAGTTTAGTTTGGAAGCTTGCAAGTTCCTTAAAGAGGAAAACTTTTCATTTGTGTCCTTTTTGGGAAGTAAATCTAAATCACTTAGAATAGTTTACTCATGAAGCTAAAAACATGAGAGACGCCAAGATGAGAATTCATGCCGGGGTTTTAAATTGTAAATGACACCAACATCTTGTTAAAGAACGCAGGCACACTCATCAGCTACTGATGCAAGTGAGTTTGTCACCCAGTCAGGCATAGGTTTTTGTCCTCGTTTCATACTGTGGTTGCAATGCAAAGATAATTGCCAAATTGACTTCCCTCCTCAAAAACCCACTCTTAATCCCTCCATCATCACCTTCCTTTCTTCTCTGAAGCACTTGAATGCATCTTTGCCACCGAGCTCATTCTCCCAGCGCTCCCTGTTTAAATCCTTTCAGTCTGATTTCTGTCCTACTCACAGAACCGAGGTCACTTCTGTCAAAGTCACTAACATCTTTTGTGGCATGTTATCACTCCTGGTTCTCCTCAAATGCTGACCGGGTCAATGATTCCATCACCTTTGCCACTTCTCTTCCACTGTTCACCAGCATGGCATTGCTCTTGCATGATTCTACTTCCAAAATAGCAGGTCACATCTCTTGCAATGGCTTTCACTCTTGACCTCCATGGCCATCCCCATCTTCCTAACTCCTCTGGATCGCCATCCCCCAATGCattgtcttcaaaattcttaaccTCATTTAGAAATCACTCCACTGCCTCGCCCCACCCTACATCCATAACCTTCTCCAACCCATGGTGTCAGTGCATGCTCTTCCGCAACTCTGCTCTTCTGACTGAGACTTCCTAGGCAATTCCCTctctcttcaacaacaacaacttgtatttatatagcgcctttaatgtagtaaatcgtcccaaggcgcttcacaggagtattatgagctaaaaatttgacaccgagtcgtatAAGTAGAAATGAGTGcatgtgaccaatagcttggtcaaagaggtatgttttaaggagtgtcttgaaaagtcacctgagaactcacttttagagtggaagcaagtcttctttgatttcgagggactgcctatgatgatgatgaaggaagaaagagaggtagagaggcgaagagatttaggcagggagttccagagcttggggcctagaccacagaaggcacagtcgccaatggttgagtgattataatcaagaatgctcaagagggttgaattagaggagcacagatatctcagggggttgtgggcctggtggagattacagagatagggagggatgagacaatggagggatttgaaaataaggattagtgtttaaaatcgaggtgttgcttaaccggaagccaatgtagtcagcgagcacgcaggtgatgggtgagtgggacttggtgcgagttaggacaagggcaaccgagttttggatcatctctagtttacgtagggtagaatgtggggggccagccaggaccacgttagagtagtcaagtctagaggtaacaaaggcatagatgagggcttcagcaacggatgagctgtggCAAGGGTGGAAACGGGTGGAGGTGgatataggcggtcttagttatgctgcggatatgtggttgaaagcttattgcagggtcaaatatgacaccaaggttgcgaacagtctggcttcTCTTCATCATCAGTGACAAAGGCTTCAGCTGTCATACTCCACATTCCAGAACTCTTTAACTACTTACTATGCCTTCCCTCCTTCAAAAGCCTCctcgaaacctacctctttgacctcgcCTTCAGTCACCCCCGTTCCATTTTCTCCTGGTGCCTGTTTCCCTCATCCTTTTTTTAATCAGGCTCCCAGTCTAGCAACGCCTCAATcaaaacattctcatccttgtttccaaatccctccatggtctcgccgctccctatctctgtaatctcctccagccccacaacccccgagatatctgtattcctccaattctggtctctggcTCATCCCGGTTTTAATTCCTCCACCACTGGTTGTGCCTTTAGCTACTCAgtgccgaagctctggaattccctccctaaacctttccgtctctctacctctttctcctcctgtaatactctccttaaaacctgtctcttcGAACAAGCTTTTGTGCACCtggcctaatagctccttatgtgttcTTTGATAACATGCCTATGAAGTTCCTTGGGatgttactatattaaaggcgctatataaatacaagttgttgttgttataaaataCATACACCTGTAACATATGTCCATAGATCCTTGAATATAAATACATATGCCTGCAATATTCGTCCTTAGATCCCTGAACATATGGGAATACAGACACTTCAAACTGCTATCAAAAGTTAACGTGAGCTCCCTAGTAGTTAAGCGTGGCATAAATAGTATTGACATTTGATGGATGAGGATACGATAAACCCCGAATGAGCCTCTGAACAGAACAGATGCCACTCCGACGCTGATACCACTACATTGCTCTGTTACCGTCGCTAAAGTCTCAACGCAGGGAATTTCTCGGGCTTCTCCCGTTCCCCCCGCCGCAACTTCGGCGGAATCCCGCTTACGCGAGAAAACGGGGCTTTCGCGAACTTCCGCCAAATTAGGACGAGAGAGGGGGCGAAGCCCCGAGACATTTTCGAGCtagcaaatttttaaaaaacaacaCAAAAATGATGGGAGAAGATGGCTGGGTGGCTCCTAGTATGTGTTGAGATACAAGGTTAATTTGCAACCAGAACGTGGACAAACTTTCCACATCAGTACTTGCAGACCCGAGTGTAACACCATCCAGGAATTCCCATCCAAACTGGACAGAAATTCCCGGGCTGGGATTGTCTAGTATTCTCTGGGTGTTCCTGTGTATCGCACCTCCGGCTTGTATAGCTCCCTCCTGCTGCATATACAGGAAGGAGATATCCAAGTAGGAGGTAGGATAAACAGGCAGGGACTAGTATTTGGAGAAAAGACTTGAGACCGAGACAGTCTATATTAAATCCTTTCAGTAACATATGCCAACATACGAAAGTCATATTTGTATTACAGTTTAATATCCTGACTAGATAATCAATCATTTTTTTCTAATTGCTGGAATATCCAATTACCAAGGAAATAGGCTGGCACGGATTAAGACGAATACAATGGTACAAATATTCCATTAAACGAGGCAGCAGCTGTTTTTCGGGACTCTAGTTCCAGGACGAGACAAGCGCCTCCTCCCACAGGGACCAGTTAAAAAGTAACCTTGTGTCTTCATTTTACGAGCCCTTGCTGTCACCGGACAACTTTATGTAAAAAATAAATCACAATTGGCACACTTAGCCTGGCGTACTCGCTGGAAGTCTAACAGACACGGCGATTGATTACCAAAGCACTACATTAAAGGAGTGAAACAATTAGCCTTGAGGGACCTGTGTGCAAAGCTCGGAGTGTTGGAGCGCAGCCGGTCACAGCCCGACACCCCGCTGTTCCGTTCTGGAAGTGTATTTAGAATTGGCCAGGATTGTTTGCCAAATCCCATCATTTGCCGCAGTTAGAGGCGTTACACAGCGTCCCATTCAAAGCTGGGGTAAAAGAGTAGATAGATACCGTGTGACACGCACATAGTCTGAGCTGagatggtgagggagagagagagagagaacgagagtctctgtctcactcttgcCTTCAATTGtgtgtgtctcccccccccccccccccccgtgtttgtcTCGGTTTGTGTCTTTATATCTCTGTCCCTTtatagctgtctctctctctctctctgcgcccttctctcgctctgtccctttcTCTATCTGTCCTTTCTTCCCTTTgtctctgtctcactttctctctgtcctttTCTCTATCAGTCAGCGAGGCGCACACAGGAAAAACGGCAAGACTGCAAGTACAAAAAGTGAGacaaaaaaggagagagaggtgaggtggcaGAGGAAGAGGAAAGAATAAAGAGATGGGGAAAGGGGCCGAGAGAAAgaaagatggagacagagaaatgcAGAGACAAAGTGCGGGGAACAGTGAGCCAGGGGGAGCgagaggcagagggagaaagaaaaataaattaaAGAGTGAGAGAAAATAAGAGAGTGAGCAGTAACATAAAAACCATCTGGTGCACTTAGTCcatcttctctccccttcccttccctcactcCCATCCGCTGTTCTACTCCCAAGTTTTCTCCCCTGGTAAcccctccattccccctctcccaacccattcctctctatcccctctctcctgtCCCCTTTCCCCTCCTTATTTCTGCCCCTTATgtcctcttctcccctctcccctccttcctccacctctccctcctccacctctcccctatccctcctccaccttctcccctccacctctcccctatccctcctccacctatccctcctccacctctcccctacccttctctctctcggtctccctgccCTCTCTTTCCTATTTTCTCAggatctgcctcccctctctccccctatctGAAATCCCTTCTCGCCCCTTCCCCTATCCCCTTTCGCTCCACTCCTTAGTTTTGCCCCTTTTGTccatttcccctccctcctctcacctttCTCCTCCCCTGTCCCCTCATTTTCTCCCTCCTCCACCTTCCTTTCCTGGTCTTGTCcccgctccctctttcccccctttctccccatctgtcttccccctctctcccctctctcccctccctctatcagccatcttctcctctccccttcccctctgcctcttctcccctcccatctcctccaccctccctctcctcccccgtgTTCCCTCTCACATCTTGTCCCCTTCCCTCCTCGCCCCCGTAtctcctctcactccccttccctcctctttcccccatctcctctcactccccttccctcctctcccccctcgtgtcccctctcactccccttccctcctcttcccccccccccgtgtcccctctcactccccttccctcctcttcccccatctcctctcactccccttcccttcatctcctctcactccccttccctcctcttcccctcatctcctctcactccccttccctccgctcccccccccccgtgtcccctctcattccccttccctcctcttccccccgtgtcccctctcactccccttccctcctcttccctcccctgtcccctctcactccccttccctcctcttccccccatctcctctcactctccttccctcctctccccctcatctCCACTCACTCCCCttacctcctctccccctcccccccgtgtcccctctcccccccccacccccgtgtcccctctcactccccttccctcctctccccctcccctctccccatctcttacCGTATTTACACTCCCCATCGTGCGTCTTGTGGATTTTGCCCTGCAGCCGGTGCACGGAGAGCCAGCTGGCCAGGTGTAGGGCGCAGATGGTGGGGTAGGTGCTGCTGTCGGAAGCGCACACCGGGTAGTCGTGCTTGCAGACACAGGAGCCGGtgccctcctcctccgcctccgccTCCTCCCGCCGCTGCCCGTCCGCCGAGGTCAGACACACATAGCCCGGGGCGCAGCGGCCGTGCCTCAGCCCCTGGCCCCCGCACACCTCGCCCTGGATCCCCAGGCAGCGGCCGCAGCAGCCGCACTCGTCCTTGGCCAACAGCTCGGGCACTCTGCACTGGACGGCCGGGCAGGAGCTGGGCTGGCAGCGGCCGCACTCAGCCCTCACCCCCGGCCCCCAGCACAGCGCTCCGACCAACAGCACCGCCAACAGCCCCAGCTCCATGCTGCCAGAGCCTCCTGTGCGACTGGCCCACGCTCAAACCGTGCCAAGCTGCTAACTCGGCCCATCATTCATTATTCATGCCGCCCGGGCTCTGCACATTGGACCAGTGCAGATCCCTGAAAAATCAAAATCCCACCCAGAATATTCTCAGCCAGTGATACAGCACTTCACAAAAAGCACCTAACTGTCCCAGCTCCTGTTAGGACCATCCCACCTGCACCCCACCGACCACCCTGGGACACCCCCAGTCACCCCCTCTGTCCCGGGGAAAGTAAAGCCACCCCCACTCAAACTACATTAACATGAACAACGCCTCCCCCGCCCACCTTGTCAAGCGGTGCGATCGCTGAAGGATGTTCGCCGCTATCCTTTGCGTTTGCAATCAGGTTTTCTTTCATGGTAGATCTTTTGCacaatataatttaaaaaaaataacgtgCAACTTTCGCcatctcaagacgtcccaaagcgctttacagtcaacgaaatacttttgaagggtagtcactgttgtaatgtagtaaacgctgcggctaatttgtacacagcaagatgccacaaagAGTTATGAGATAAATTACCGGATTATCTTgtttcttaaaaaaaaatgatgttggttgagggataaatattggcgaggacactgggAGAGCTTCCCTGCACAACTTCAAACAGTGCCATCATGGATCTATTACGTCCACTGCACTACACTGAAATTTCAGCCTAGGTTGGGCCGTAATTTGCAGCCCCTATGGGTGCGTACGAGGTGCGCAGGCGCCCCTAGGGTTCGCGCAAGTTCAGGGTCTAGGCATGCGAAGCACAggcgctaaaacccggaacttgcgatctgtcaagaatcgtcTCGACAGATTGCATGCATTCCCAGGAAAAGGGCTTCTGCGGGCGGagaggttgggctatttgcccaacttctgcccagcgaatgcccgtgaaattcttacacctggtaaaagcaggtgtaaaaaaaaagacttgcatttatatagcacctttcacaaccaccagacgtctcaaagcgctttacagccaatgaagtacttttggaggttagtcactgttgtaatgtgggaaacacggcagccaattttcgcacagcaagctcccacaaacaacaatgtaataatgaccagataatctgtttcagtgatgttgattgagagataaatattggccaggacactagggataactcccctgcttttcttcgaaatagtgcttttcttcgaaatcttttacgcccactgagagagcagacagggtcttagtttaacgtctcatccgaaagacagtgcagcactccctcagtactgcgctggagtgtcagcctagatttttgtgctcaagtctctgaagtaggacttgaacccacaaccttttgactcagaggcaaatatgttacccactgagccatggctgacactgtaaggcctgcttttaccagtgtaagactttaaaaggacagaaaaatacattttgttcaataatttaaacatttaaaaacctgcaaAATAAGGTAAGATTATTTTCAGACACTTTAAAatgtgtaaatttatttttcaaaaaattcaaaTCTTATTTTATTTAATGCTATTTTGATTAGTTTTGAAtatgttattaaaaaaaaatgtattttaagtgtatatgtattttgggggtatttccacttcagtgcagtgctgagggagagctgcactgttgaaggtgccatcttccagatgagacgttaaaccgaggccctgtttgctctctcagatggatgcaaaagatcctgtggcactatttcaaaaaggaacaagggagttatccctggtgtcttggtcaatatttatccctcaatcatccctaatgaagtagtactcggtataataatgggactaaaggcggacaagtcccctggacctgatgccttacatcctagggtcttaagagaagtggctgcagagatagtggatgcattggttgtaatctaccaaaatttcctggattctggggtggtcccagcagattggaaaaccgcaaatgtaacgccactatttaaaaaaggaggcagaccaaaagcaggaaactatagaccagttagcataccatctgttgttgggaaaatgctggagtccattattaaggaagcagtagcgggacatttggaaaagcataattcaatcaaacagagtcagcatggttttatgaaaaggaaatcatgtttgacaaatttgctggagttctttgaggatgtaacgcacagggtggatgagggggaaccagtggatgtggtgtatttggaattccagaaggtattcgataagatgccacataaaaggttactgtacaagataaaagctcacggggttgggggtaatatattagcatggatagaggattggctaactaacagaaaacagagagttgggataaatgggtcattttctggttggcaaacagtgcctagtggggtgccgcaaggaccaatgctgggtcctcaactatttacagaaataatagaaaagcaaattttaatttaaatggagaaaaattgcaaagtgctgcagtacagagggacccgggggcccttgtgcatgaaacacaaaaagtgcgtatacaagtacagcaagtaatcaggaagccaaatgcaatgttagcctttatttcaagggggatagagtataaaaacagagaagtcctgctacaactgtacagggtattggtgaggccatacctggagtactgtgtacagttttgatctccgtatttaaagaaggatatacttgcattggagactgttcagagaaggttcactaggttgattccag contains these protein-coding regions:
- the LOC139249351 gene encoding insulin-like growth factor-binding protein-like 1, producing the protein MELGLLAVLLVGALCWGPGVRAECGRCQPSSCPAVQCRVPELLAKDECGCCGRCLGIQGEVCGGQGLRHGRCAPGYVCLTSADGQRREEAEAEEEGTGSCVCKHDYPVCASDSSTYPTICALHLASWLSVHRLQGKIHKTHDGECKYAPVIIFSPKSVQNVTGSQVYLACEVKAVPTPIVTWRKVTESPKGVKLLEELPGDRVNIAIQVRGGPSKHESTGWVLINPLTKEDEGVYQCHASNILGEVQTEGTIKVTEKAARTKGKKKDGLQKEEN